One window of Aggregicoccus sp. 17bor-14 genomic DNA carries:
- a CDS encoding SPFH domain-containing protein — MGIFDGIKGEARRNFIARSDEAKNAIIYRYPENNVRMLTQLTVDADEVALFVKDGKVEGTLGPGRHQLDTSNIPFLSRLLEGFTGGNLFVAEIFFVSLREFAGIKFGGPIGDVRDPETGLGIGTMVYGDFSVRVTDPEKLVVGLVGLRRADNEEFLGWFRSQVLKVTRDRIAELLVKKKWPLLDVTSGAYTEEIEGEVIGGLKPHVDGYGLTVVRLGNFHISIKEEDEATLKKLSKDVAYSRLAGGFQQYAQGQAMLGAAEGMAKGGGEGSGGALQGMGMGMGFGMANMFTQQQQQQQQGRPPPGAPGTAPVNGTFCPNCGASAQGKFCSSCGKPLAAAPARCVDCNTELAPGAKFCNGCGKPVQT; from the coding sequence ATGGGCATCTTCGACGGCATCAAGGGGGAGGCGCGGCGCAACTTCATCGCCCGCTCCGACGAGGCGAAGAACGCGATCATCTACCGCTATCCGGAGAACAACGTCCGGATGCTCACCCAGCTCACCGTGGACGCGGACGAGGTGGCGCTGTTCGTGAAGGACGGCAAGGTGGAGGGCACGCTGGGCCCGGGCCGCCACCAGCTGGACACGAGCAACATCCCCTTCCTCTCGCGGCTGCTCGAGGGCTTCACCGGCGGCAACCTCTTCGTCGCCGAGATCTTCTTCGTCAGCCTGCGCGAGTTCGCGGGCATCAAGTTCGGCGGCCCCATCGGGGACGTGCGCGACCCGGAGACGGGCCTGGGCATCGGCACCATGGTGTACGGCGACTTCAGCGTGCGCGTCACCGACCCCGAGAAGCTGGTGGTGGGCCTGGTGGGCCTGCGCCGCGCGGACAACGAGGAGTTCCTAGGCTGGTTCCGCAGCCAGGTGCTCAAGGTCACCCGCGACCGCATCGCCGAGCTGCTGGTGAAGAAGAAGTGGCCGCTGCTCGACGTGACCAGCGGCGCGTACACCGAGGAGATCGAGGGCGAGGTCATCGGCGGGCTGAAGCCCCACGTGGACGGCTACGGCCTCACCGTGGTGCGCCTGGGCAACTTCCACATCTCCATCAAGGAGGAGGACGAGGCCACCCTCAAGAAGCTCTCCAAGGACGTGGCCTACTCGCGCCTCGCCGGCGGCTTCCAGCAGTACGCGCAGGGCCAGGCGATGCTCGGCGCGGCCGAGGGCATGGCCAAGGGCGGCGGCGAGGGCTCCGGCGGCGCGCTGCAGGGCATGGGCATGGGGATGGGCTTCGGCATGGCCAACATGTTCACGCAGCAGCAGCAGCAGCAGCAGCAGGGCCGTCCGCCTCCGGGCGCACCGGGCACCGCGCCGGTGAACGGCACCTTCTGCCCGAACTGCGGCGCGAGCGCCCAGGGCAAGTTCTGCAGCAGCTGCGGCAAGCCGCTCGCCGCGGCCCCCGCGCGCTGCGTGGACTGCAACACCGAGCTCGCCCCCGGCGCGAAGTTCTGCAACGGCTGCGGCAAGCCCGTGCAGACCTGA
- a CDS encoding chromosome segregation protein SMC — protein sequence MRPRLLLLLPLALLIAACAKRPSASPANPAALQGESAQLTREVQGLSSRAEALLERQDDRVWAYWTEGTQADVGATYAQDAQLFSLASLRKIDRLRQLSTAPREVRALTYLESLFAGEYLASALEEQNDAVANLEGSLSYTLPDPKGGAGREVRYRDLERLLANERSAEVRRALYRGATPSIERLNQSLRRREERLQAVVRQLGYPSYVAFSAELRQADLDRLAALAEEILQATQAPYLTVMTRLAKSELGLSFEQLTRADIPRLFRPREVDSFFPRAAQLTRVDKTLAGLGIQLSALPNVRVDARELPRKNPRPLTLAPKVPGDVRLSVRPADGVLEQARVLHEVGHLLHAAFTREPRFELAKLGNPTVGEAWAALFEDLVEDPVWLEEQAGLTDVRRDTFLAASSAHRLFLIRRAAGRLLYQLELRRRGDKVDARALYSAILQRTDALPMGPDDEARYLVDLEDFFQSADAFRAWFLAGQLQGQLKARFGPAWWHSAEAGKFLEGLWAHGNALSARELALAAGERGIEPDVLLLRLGTTLGVPIRLGTPAAGSP from the coding sequence ATGCGTCCAAGGCTCCTGCTCCTGCTGCCCCTCGCCCTGCTAATCGCAGCGTGCGCGAAGAGGCCCTCCGCTTCCCCGGCCAACCCGGCGGCGCTCCAGGGCGAGAGCGCCCAGCTCACCCGCGAGGTGCAGGGGCTCTCCTCCCGCGCCGAGGCGCTGCTCGAGCGCCAGGACGACCGCGTCTGGGCCTATTGGACGGAGGGCACCCAGGCAGACGTGGGCGCCACCTACGCCCAGGACGCGCAGCTCTTCTCGCTCGCCTCCCTGCGCAAGATCGACCGGCTGCGCCAGCTCTCCACCGCGCCGCGCGAGGTGCGCGCCCTCACCTACCTGGAGTCCCTCTTCGCCGGCGAGTACCTGGCGAGCGCGCTCGAGGAGCAGAACGACGCGGTGGCGAACCTGGAGGGCTCGCTCAGCTACACCCTGCCGGACCCGAAGGGCGGCGCGGGCCGGGAGGTGCGCTACCGCGACCTGGAGCGGCTGCTCGCCAACGAGCGCAGCGCGGAGGTGCGCCGCGCGCTGTATCGCGGCGCTACCCCCAGCATCGAGCGGCTGAACCAGTCGCTGCGCCGGCGCGAGGAGCGGCTGCAGGCCGTGGTGCGCCAGCTGGGCTACCCCTCGTACGTGGCCTTCAGCGCGGAGCTGCGCCAGGCGGACCTGGACCGGCTCGCGGCGCTCGCCGAGGAGATCCTCCAGGCCACGCAGGCGCCCTACCTCACGGTGATGACGCGGCTCGCGAAGAGCGAGCTGGGGCTCTCCTTCGAGCAGCTCACCCGCGCGGACATCCCCCGCCTCTTCCGCCCCCGCGAGGTGGACAGCTTCTTTCCGCGCGCCGCCCAGCTCACCCGGGTGGACAAGACGCTCGCGGGCCTCGGCATCCAGCTCTCGGCGCTGCCCAACGTGCGCGTGGACGCGCGCGAGCTGCCGCGCAAGAACCCCCGCCCCCTCACGCTCGCGCCCAAGGTGCCCGGCGACGTGCGCCTGAGCGTGCGGCCCGCGGACGGGGTGCTCGAGCAGGCGCGCGTGCTGCACGAGGTGGGGCACCTGCTGCACGCCGCCTTCACCCGCGAGCCGCGCTTCGAGCTCGCGAAGCTGGGCAACCCCACGGTGGGCGAGGCCTGGGCCGCGCTCTTCGAGGACCTGGTGGAGGACCCGGTGTGGCTCGAGGAGCAGGCGGGGCTCACCGACGTGCGCCGCGACACCTTCCTCGCCGCCTCCAGCGCGCACCGCCTCTTCCTCATCCGCCGCGCCGCGGGGCGCCTGCTCTACCAGCTGGAGCTGCGGCGGCGAGGGGACAAGGTGGACGCGCGCGCCCTCTACAGCGCCATCCTGCAGCGCACGGATGCGCTGCCCATGGGCCCGGACGACGAGGCGCGCTACCTGGTGGACCTGGAGGACTTCTTCCAGAGCGCGGACGCGTTTCGCGCGTGGTTCCTCGCAGGCCAGCTGCAGGGCCAGCTCAAGGCCCGCTTCGGCCCCGCGTGGTGGCACAGCGCGGAGGCCGGCAAGTTCCTCGAGGGGCTCTGGGCCCACGGCAACGCCCTGAGCGCACGTGAGCTCGCGCTGGCGGCGGGCGAGCGCGGCATCGAGCCGGACGTGCTGCTCTTGCGCCTGGGCACCACGCTGGGGGTGCCCATCCGCCTCGGCACGCCGGCGGCCGGGTCGCCCTAG
- a CDS encoding nicotinamidase produces MSATPPLPPPDFYDPSQVGALFLERGARVAEAAHAYRARHGVRPAHADRERIVAFGIDVQVGFCTPGASLFVPGAVEDTQCALGWLYRHLGRITGLAFSLDTHRVFQIFHPAWWQDAAGNAPPPLTPILAADVRAGRWRATRQPEASLAYCERLEASGRYVLTIWPYHTLLGGLSHALVPAVMEASLFHALVRDVPTRFDIKGEHALTENYSVLSPEVTEVAGEKVGAFNESLLEHLLSFDRIYVFGQAKSHCVLSTLRDLQRTLEVRDPEKLARIHILEDAMSPVPAPPLDPLPPGLDFPRVAEAAMQDFRRAGMRVVRTSDPLDA; encoded by the coding sequence GTGTCCGCGACCCCGCCGCTTCCCCCTCCCGACTTCTACGATCCCTCCCAGGTGGGCGCGCTCTTCCTCGAGCGCGGCGCCCGCGTGGCCGAGGCCGCGCACGCCTACCGCGCCCGCCACGGCGTGAGGCCCGCGCACGCGGACAGGGAGCGCATCGTCGCCTTCGGCATCGACGTGCAGGTGGGCTTCTGCACGCCGGGCGCGAGCCTCTTCGTGCCCGGCGCGGTGGAGGACACGCAGTGCGCGCTGGGCTGGCTCTACCGCCACCTCGGGCGCATCACGGGCCTGGCCTTCTCGCTGGACACGCACCGCGTCTTCCAGATCTTCCACCCCGCGTGGTGGCAGGACGCGGCGGGTAACGCCCCCCCGCCCCTCACCCCCATCCTCGCCGCGGACGTGCGCGCGGGGCGCTGGCGCGCGACGCGGCAGCCCGAGGCGAGCCTCGCGTACTGCGAGCGCCTGGAGGCGAGCGGCCGCTACGTGCTCACCATCTGGCCCTACCACACGCTGCTCGGGGGCCTGAGCCACGCGCTGGTGCCCGCGGTGATGGAGGCCAGCCTCTTCCACGCCCTGGTGCGCGACGTGCCCACGCGCTTCGACATCAAGGGCGAGCACGCGCTCACCGAGAACTACTCGGTGCTCAGCCCCGAGGTGACGGAGGTGGCCGGAGAGAAGGTCGGCGCCTTCAACGAGTCGCTGCTCGAGCACCTGCTCTCCTTCGACCGCATCTACGTCTTCGGCCAGGCCAAGAGCCACTGCGTGCTGTCCACGCTGAGGGACCTGCAGCGCACGCTCGAGGTGCGCGACCCGGAGAAGCTCGCGCGCATCCACATCCTCGAGGACGCGATGAGCCCGGTGCCGGCGCCGCCGCTGGATCCGCTGCCACCGGGGCTCGACTTCCCGCGCGTGGCCGAGGCCGCGATGCAGGACTTCCGGAGGGCGGGCATGCGGGTGGTGCGCACCAGCGACCCGCTGGACGCGTGA
- the epmA gene encoding EF-P lysine aminoacylase EpmA, producing MPNSVQWKAAAGRQALYASLRHFFSGLGYLEVETPLLVPTPGMEPHINAFEVPFVPETDVGSARPLYLHTSPEYAMKRLLADGSGPLFQLCKVFRNGEVSRTHNPEFTMLEFYRPHADYHAIMADLEGALARAGQAAAGAGHGVEGADPLFFTRTPYERVSVRDAVLRATGIDLRAHRDGASLKRAAEGAGVRTGDATSFDDVFFHLFLQRMERGLGHERPTYLVEYPASMASLARLKPGEPEVAERVELYAKGLELANGFSELTDAAEQRARLLEEQALRRTEGRTVYPLDERFLDAVGRMPPSAGIAVGLDRILMLLLGMSRITDVLLFPAHEFV from the coding sequence ATGCCCAATTCCGTCCAGTGGAAGGCGGCCGCGGGGCGCCAGGCGCTCTACGCCAGCCTCCGGCACTTCTTCTCCGGCCTCGGCTACCTCGAGGTGGAGACGCCGCTGCTCGTCCCCACGCCGGGGATGGAGCCGCACATCAACGCCTTCGAGGTGCCCTTCGTGCCGGAGACGGACGTGGGCAGCGCCCGCCCGCTCTACCTGCACACCAGCCCCGAGTACGCGATGAAGCGTCTGCTCGCGGACGGCAGCGGGCCCCTGTTCCAGCTCTGCAAGGTGTTCCGCAACGGGGAGGTGAGCCGCACCCACAACCCCGAGTTCACGATGCTGGAGTTCTACCGGCCGCACGCGGACTACCACGCCATCATGGCGGACCTGGAGGGCGCGCTCGCCAGGGCGGGCCAGGCGGCGGCCGGCGCGGGCCACGGCGTCGAGGGCGCAGACCCGCTCTTCTTCACCCGCACGCCCTACGAGCGCGTGAGCGTGCGCGACGCCGTGCTGCGCGCCACCGGCATCGACCTGCGCGCGCACCGGGACGGGGCGAGCCTCAAGCGCGCGGCGGAAGGGGCGGGCGTGCGCACGGGGGACGCCACGAGCTTCGACGACGTCTTCTTCCACCTCTTCCTCCAGCGCATGGAGCGGGGCCTGGGGCACGAGCGGCCCACCTACCTCGTCGAGTACCCGGCCTCCATGGCCTCGCTCGCCCGGCTCAAGCCCGGAGAGCCCGAGGTGGCCGAGCGGGTGGAGCTGTACGCGAAGGGGCTGGAGCTGGCGAACGGCTTCAGCGAGCTGACGGACGCGGCCGAGCAACGCGCGAGGCTGCTGGAGGAGCAGGCCCTCAGGCGCACCGAGGGCCGCACCGTCTATCCGCTCGACGAGCGCTTCCTCGATGCGGTAGGCCGCATGCCGCCCTCGGCCGGCATCGCCGTGGGGCTGGACCGCATCCTGATGCTGCTGCTGGGGATGAGCCGCATCACCGACGTCCTCCTGTTCCCCGCCCACGAGTTCGTGTGA
- a CDS encoding inorganic pyrophosphatase: MSPKSKPVFDTRNLQAHPWHGVSVGDDAPEVITAYIEIVPTDAVKYELDKASGLMRLDRPQRFSSQCPTLYGFIPQTYCDALVAKRAAERTGLDVEGDHDPLDICVLTEKVIHSGNLLVRAVPVGGFRMVDGNEADDKIIAVLENDLVYGELAHIAQCPRALIDRLKHYFLTYKQLPNEGKRKVEIAEVYDRAEAHEVIRRSQKDYERLYGTPRAPVKATVKGKAAAKARRRAGR, from the coding sequence GTGAGCCCGAAGTCCAAGCCCGTGTTCGATACCCGCAACCTGCAGGCCCACCCGTGGCACGGCGTGAGCGTCGGCGACGACGCGCCCGAGGTCATCACCGCGTACATCGAGATCGTCCCCACCGACGCGGTGAAGTACGAGCTGGACAAGGCGAGCGGGCTGATGCGCCTGGACCGCCCGCAGCGCTTCAGCAGCCAGTGCCCCACGCTCTACGGCTTCATCCCGCAGACCTACTGCGACGCGCTCGTCGCCAAGCGCGCCGCCGAGCGCACGGGGCTGGACGTGGAGGGAGACCACGACCCGCTGGACATCTGCGTGCTCACCGAGAAGGTCATCCACTCGGGAAACCTGCTGGTGCGCGCGGTGCCGGTGGGCGGCTTCCGGATGGTGGACGGCAACGAGGCGGACGACAAGATCATCGCGGTGCTCGAGAACGACCTCGTCTACGGCGAGCTCGCCCACATCGCCCAGTGCCCGCGCGCGCTCATCGACCGGCTCAAGCACTACTTCCTCACCTACAAGCAGCTGCCGAACGAGGGGAAGCGCAAGGTGGAGATCGCCGAGGTCTACGACCGCGCCGAGGCCCACGAGGTCATCCGCCGCAGCCAGAAGGACTACGAGCGGCTCTACGGCACCCCGCGCGCGCCGGTGAAGGCCACCGTGAAGGGGAAGGCCGCCGCCAAGGCCCGGCGCCGCGCAGGCAGGTAG
- a CDS encoding nicotinate phosphoribosyltransferase — protein MGASLLATDGYKFSMAEAGWPLREETFYYCHRRGGLQVMPLDLEQLLPTLLPEPTDADYAYLAAHEYAMGAGFKAGMLRRERLRIRALPKGALFFPKEPVFTLTGPSALVSWIEPVLLQLNFRIQVATSALSDRELTAKALARLCCEEQRDIVLETLDAVGVRPFPMDVDADGYVRRVRAVVQELVEIVGDPSRIFEVGLRAASCLSQHELAVRACKDAGVTRTSNVLAAQKLGLTPVGTMGHEHVQRYGSDEAAFRAMRERRPHRSSYLLDTYDTLSSGLPNAFKLIREDPAAQDSIRFDSGNKKLQYLYAVTRARDLGIRPVHILEDGLDAAATREFEELRRMVDWAPAEQFYGYGGYIVARPMETPFTRDRAAAIYKLSCTGGRPTMKFGNELAEGKQSIPGVPVVFRRRHGSGPIGLIGQADEQPPEGYFLLTGSGAEVPSLVASDSGDVQGHTVALSPATQALVDSLRQRYFPQGRV, from the coding sequence ATGGGCGCTTCGCTGCTGGCGACGGACGGGTACAAGTTCAGCATGGCGGAGGCCGGCTGGCCGCTGCGCGAGGAGACCTTCTACTACTGCCACCGCCGCGGCGGGCTGCAGGTGATGCCGCTGGACCTGGAGCAGCTGCTGCCCACGCTGCTGCCGGAGCCCACGGACGCGGACTACGCGTACCTCGCCGCGCACGAGTACGCGATGGGCGCGGGCTTCAAGGCCGGGATGCTGCGCCGCGAGCGGCTGCGCATCCGGGCGCTGCCCAAGGGCGCGCTCTTCTTCCCCAAGGAGCCGGTGTTCACCCTCACCGGTCCGTCGGCGCTGGTGTCCTGGATCGAGCCGGTGCTCCTGCAGCTCAACTTCCGCATCCAGGTGGCCACGAGCGCCTTGAGCGACCGCGAGCTCACGGCCAAGGCGCTCGCGCGCCTGTGCTGCGAGGAGCAGCGCGACATCGTGCTGGAGACCCTGGACGCGGTGGGGGTGCGCCCCTTCCCGATGGACGTGGACGCGGACGGCTACGTGCGCCGGGTGCGCGCGGTGGTGCAGGAGCTGGTGGAGATCGTCGGCGACCCCTCGCGCATCTTCGAGGTGGGCCTGCGCGCCGCGAGCTGCCTCAGCCAGCACGAGCTCGCGGTGCGGGCCTGCAAGGACGCGGGCGTCACGCGCACGAGCAACGTGCTCGCGGCGCAGAAGCTGGGGCTCACGCCCGTGGGCACCATGGGCCACGAGCACGTGCAGCGCTACGGCTCGGACGAGGCGGCCTTCCGCGCCATGCGCGAGCGCCGCCCGCACCGCTCCAGCTACCTGCTGGACACCTACGACACCCTGAGCTCGGGTCTGCCCAACGCCTTCAAGCTCATCCGCGAGGACCCGGCGGCGCAGGACTCCATCCGCTTCGACTCGGGCAACAAGAAGCTGCAGTACCTCTACGCCGTCACCCGCGCGCGCGACCTGGGCATCCGCCCCGTGCACATCCTCGAGGACGGCCTGGACGCTGCCGCCACGCGCGAGTTCGAGGAGCTGCGCCGCATGGTGGACTGGGCGCCCGCCGAGCAGTTCTACGGCTACGGCGGCTACATCGTGGCGCGCCCCATGGAGACGCCCTTCACGCGCGACCGCGCCGCCGCCATCTACAAGCTGTCCTGCACGGGCGGGCGGCCCACCATGAAGTTCGGCAACGAGCTGGCCGAGGGCAAGCAGAGCATCCCGGGCGTGCCGGTGGTGTTCCGACGCCGCCACGGCAGCGGGCCCATCGGGCTCATCGGTCAGGCGGACGAGCAGCCCCCCGAGGGCTACTTCCTGCTCACCGGCAGCGGCGCCGAGGTCCCCAGCCTCGTGGCGAGCGACAGCGGGGACGTGCAGGGCCACACCGTGGCGCTCTCGCCGGCCACCCAGGCGCTGGTGGACTCGCTGCGCCAGCGCTACTTCCCGCAGGGGCGCGTGTAG
- a CDS encoding NUDIX domain-containing protein — protein sequence MARAREALEAYARPAVAVDLVILTLLEGSLHVLLVRRAEAPFAGRWALPGGFLRVADGVQDQGEDLEAAAERELVEETGLSPRDVWLEQVGAFGKAHRDPRMRVVTVAYAALVRPDLAGRVHAGGDAAAAEWAQVASLGEGALAFDHGHILEVALARIRERVDTSDVAFALVPRTFTVPELRAVFAAVKGAPQDAGNFRRRVQRLLEDRILERAPGVRRTASKPASLYRFRKGR from the coding sequence GTGGCGCGCGCGCGCGAGGCGCTGGAGGCCTACGCGCGCCCCGCGGTGGCCGTGGACCTGGTCATCCTCACGCTGCTCGAGGGCAGCCTGCACGTGCTGCTGGTGCGCCGCGCCGAGGCGCCCTTCGCGGGGCGCTGGGCCTTGCCCGGGGGCTTCCTGCGCGTGGCGGACGGCGTGCAGGACCAGGGCGAGGACCTGGAGGCCGCGGCCGAGCGCGAGCTGGTGGAGGAGACGGGGCTCTCGCCCCGGGACGTGTGGCTCGAGCAGGTGGGCGCCTTCGGCAAGGCGCACCGCGACCCGCGCATGCGCGTGGTCACCGTGGCCTACGCGGCGCTGGTGCGCCCCGACCTCGCGGGCCGCGTGCACGCCGGGGGCGATGCGGCCGCGGCCGAGTGGGCGCAGGTCGCGTCCCTGGGGGAGGGGGCGCTCGCCTTCGACCACGGGCACATCCTGGAGGTGGCGCTCGCGCGCATCCGCGAGCGGGTGGACACCTCCGACGTGGCCTTCGCCCTGGTGCCGCGCACCTTCACCGTGCCCGAGCTGCGCGCCGTCTTCGCCGCGGTGAAGGGCGCGCCGCAGGACGCGGGCAACTTCCGCCGCCGCGTGCAGCGCCTGCTCGAGGACCGCATCCTCGAGCGCGCCCCCGGCGTGCGGCGCACCGCGAGCAAGCCGGCGAGCCTCTACCGCTTCCGCAAGGGCCGCTAG
- a CDS encoding lysophospholipid acyltransferase family protein, with protein MKPLLKELAQTAFAGAAGLSITGALSPVVWGAAALRGPRAADPLLELWAKSMLASAGVVTEAVGLEHLPEGHCVFVCNHQSHYDAFLILKHVPKHIRYVAKRELARIPVFGHAVRATGNIVVDRTGSSKDRERLQDAVHAVRERVSVMFFPEGTRSEDGVLRPFKKGAAMLAIQSGVPVVPMAVSGTRLILPKGGRSVRWGQRAALVVGKPISPVGLQPSDRDAFTQRLQAAVSELYAQARERSGDLP; from the coding sequence GTGAAGCCTCTGCTCAAAGAGCTGGCGCAGACCGCCTTCGCAGGTGCCGCGGGCCTGTCCATCACCGGCGCCCTGTCCCCCGTGGTGTGGGGCGCCGCCGCCCTGCGCGGCCCGCGCGCCGCGGACCCGCTGCTCGAGCTGTGGGCGAAGAGCATGCTCGCCTCCGCCGGCGTGGTGACCGAGGCGGTGGGGCTGGAGCATTTGCCCGAGGGGCACTGCGTCTTCGTCTGCAACCACCAGTCGCACTACGACGCCTTCCTCATCCTCAAGCACGTGCCCAAGCACATCCGCTACGTGGCCAAGCGCGAGCTCGCGCGCATCCCGGTGTTCGGCCACGCCGTGCGCGCCACCGGCAACATCGTGGTGGACCGCACCGGGAGCAGCAAGGACCGCGAGCGGCTGCAGGACGCCGTCCACGCCGTGCGCGAGCGCGTGAGCGTGATGTTCTTCCCCGAGGGCACCCGCAGCGAGGACGGCGTCCTGCGCCCCTTCAAGAAGGGCGCGGCGATGCTCGCCATCCAGTCCGGGGTGCCGGTGGTCCCCATGGCCGTGAGCGGCACGCGCCTCATCCTGCCCAAGGGTGGGCGCAGCGTGCGCTGGGGCCAGCGCGCGGCGCTCGTGGTGGGGAAGCCGATTTCGCCGGTGGGCCTGCAGCCCAGTGACCGGGATGCCTTCACCCAGCGGCTGCAGGCCGCGGTGAGCGAACTCTATGCCCAGGCGCGCGAGCGCTCAGGAGACCTGCCGTGA